A single window of Bacteroidota bacterium DNA harbors:
- a CDS encoding GNAT family N-acetyltransferase, producing the protein MDFKIRPGTVEDMPTVMALVKELADYEQAPHEVEVTLEELEKDFAMEYFHFLAAEVKGKVVGICLYFIKYSTWKGKCIYLDDIIVHDTYRGEGIGSKLFESLIGMAQEMGVRKLEWMVLNWNENAIGFYEKFPTVFDSEWILCKLTEKEIKKYPIQSN; encoded by the coding sequence ATGGATTTCAAAATAAGACCCGGAACGGTCGAAGACATGCCTACCGTAATGGCCTTGGTAAAAGAACTAGCTGATTACGAGCAAGCCCCTCACGAGGTTGAAGTTACGTTAGAGGAACTAGAAAAAGACTTTGCTATGGAATACTTCCATTTTTTAGCTGCTGAGGTAAAAGGTAAAGTAGTAGGGATCTGCCTTTATTTTATCAAATACTCAACCTGGAAAGGCAAATGTATATACCTGGACGATATCATAGTACACGATACTTACAGAGGAGAAGGGATAGGTTCCAAGCTTTTTGAAAGTCTGATAGGCATGGCACAAGAAATGGGCGTTCGCAAACTAGAATGGATGGTACTTAACTGGAACGAGAATGCTATTGGCTTTTACGAAAAATTCCCAACGGTTTTCGATAGCGAGTGGATACTTTGCAAACTCACGGAAAAGGAAATTAAAAAATATCCTATTCAAAGCAATTAA
- the rpsO gene encoding 30S ribosomal protein S15 → MHLTSEDKKAIFEKHGKVATNTGSPESQIALFTTRINHISGHLKTNKKDKSAELSLIKMVGKRRSLLDYLTHKDIFRYRAIIKELELRK, encoded by the coding sequence ATGCATTTAACTTCTGAAGACAAGAAAGCAATTTTTGAAAAACATGGCAAAGTAGCTACCAATACCGGTAGCCCCGAGAGCCAAATAGCTTTATTCACAACCCGTATCAACCACATATCGGGTCATTTGAAAACCAATAAAAAGGACAAATCTGCTGAGTTGAGCCTTATTAAAATGGTAGGTAAACGCCGTTCATTGCTCGATTACTTGACACATAAAGATATTTTTCGTTATCGTGCCATCATCAAAGAACTTGAACTTAGGAAATAA
- a CDS encoding polyribonucleotide nucleotidyltransferase, whose protein sequence is MITPITKTIDLGDGRTITLETGKLAKQADGSVVVKQGNTMLLATVVSNKEAKPDMDFLPLSVDYQEKFAAVGRIPGSFLRRESRLSDYEVLICRIVDRALRPLFPDDYHADTQVIISLISSDEDIMPDALAGLAASAAISISDIPFDGPISEVRIARIDGKWCINPLKSQMVNADIDLIVAGTKHDLNMVEGEMSEVSEADMLEAMKLAHESIKVQIQAQEEFAAMVGVTKREYKHENSDLELKQAIKDFCYDKIVAVASSASAKSERSAAFKAIAKEFVESLGEDHGKEPFLIKKYVHDIEKEAIRNVVLDTRKRLDGRELTEIRPIWSEVGYLPATHGSAIFTRGETQSLTSITLGSKLDEQLLDAPMASGKGRFMLHYNFPGFSTGEVKPNRAPARREIGHGYLASRAVRKVMPDQTVCPYVVRIVSDVLESNGSSSMATVCASSLALMDAGVKLNSHVSGIAMGMIADETTGKIAILSDILGDEDHLGDMDFKVCGTEKGIVACQMDIKVNGLSYDVLAQALEQARQGRLHILGKMKETLAAPNADYKPHTPRIESVIVDNEFIGAIIGPGGKHIQQLQKDTGTTISITENATGQGVVEIMATNGDGMAAALKAIKGITTKPIVGEVYEGIVRSIQPFGAFVEFLPGKDGLLHISEISHARLNSMDGVLQLGEEIQVKLVEVDQKTGKFRLSRKVLLPREEAVK, encoded by the coding sequence ATGATTACCCCAATTACAAAAACAATTGACCTAGGAGATGGACGTACCATTACCCTAGAAACAGGAAAACTGGCCAAACAAGCAGACGGTTCAGTAGTAGTTAAGCAAGGCAACACCATGTTACTTGCCACTGTGGTTTCTAACAAAGAAGCCAAACCAGATATGGATTTCCTTCCCCTTTCTGTCGATTACCAAGAAAAATTTGCAGCCGTAGGCCGCATCCCCGGTAGTTTTCTCCGTCGTGAGAGCCGCCTTAGCGATTACGAAGTACTTATCTGTCGTATTGTGGACAGGGCTTTGCGTCCTTTATTCCCCGACGATTACCATGCCGATACCCAAGTTATTATTAGCCTAATATCTTCCGATGAAGATATAATGCCCGATGCCTTGGCAGGTCTTGCAGCATCTGCAGCTATTTCTATATCCGATATCCCTTTCGATGGCCCAATTAGCGAAGTACGTATTGCACGTATCGATGGCAAATGGTGCATCAACCCACTTAAATCGCAAATGGTAAATGCCGACATCGACCTTATAGTTGCTGGCACCAAACACGATTTGAATATGGTGGAAGGTGAAATGAGCGAAGTGAGTGAAGCCGATATGCTTGAAGCCATGAAGCTTGCCCATGAAAGTATTAAAGTACAAATACAAGCTCAAGAAGAATTTGCTGCCATGGTGGGCGTTACCAAACGCGAATACAAACACGAGAATAGTGACCTTGAATTGAAGCAAGCTATTAAAGATTTTTGTTATGATAAAATAGTTGCAGTTGCCTCTAGTGCTTCGGCCAAAAGTGAACGAAGTGCAGCTTTTAAAGCTATTGCAAAAGAGTTTGTTGAAAGCCTAGGCGAAGACCATGGGAAAGAACCTTTCCTCATTAAAAAATATGTACACGACATTGAGAAAGAAGCTATACGCAATGTAGTATTAGATACCCGTAAAAGACTTGACGGACGTGAGCTTACCGAGATCAGACCTATCTGGTCAGAAGTGGGTTACTTGCCTGCTACCCACGGTTCAGCTATCTTTACCCGTGGCGAAACACAATCACTAACTTCTATCACCCTTGGTTCAAAGCTCGACGAGCAATTGCTCGATGCTCCTATGGCCAGCGGCAAAGGAAGATTCATGTTACATTATAACTTCCCCGGTTTCTCTACTGGCGAAGTAAAGCCTAACCGTGCCCCTGCTCGTAGAGAGATTGGTCATGGCTACTTGGCTTCTCGTGCAGTACGTAAAGTTATGCCCGACCAAACAGTTTGCCCTTATGTAGTGCGTATTGTGAGCGATGTATTAGAATCAAACGGTTCTTCTTCAATGGCTACGGTTTGTGCCAGCTCATTGGCTTTGATGGATGCAGGTGTTAAATTGAATAGCCACGTATCAGGCATTGCCATGGGGATGATTGCTGACGAAACCACTGGCAAAATAGCTATACTTTCAGATATATTGGGCGACGAAGATCACTTAGGCGATATGGACTTTAAAGTATGCGGTACCGAAAAAGGAATCGTGGCTTGCCAAATGGATATTAAAGTAAACGGACTAAGTTACGATGTGCTTGCCCAAGCTTTGGAGCAAGCCCGCCAAGGTCGTTTGCACATACTGGGCAAAATGAAAGAAACCCTTGCTGCTCCAAATGCAGATTACAAACCACATACACCGCGTATTGAAAGTGTGATTGTAGACAATGAGTTTATTGGTGCCATTATTGGCCCTGGAGGTAAACATATACAACAACTACAAAAAGATACGGGCACTACCATCTCTATTACGGAAAATGCTACTGGCCAAGGTGTGGTTGAAATTATGGCAACCAATGGCGATGGAATGGCTGCTGCCCTTAAAGCAATTAAAGGCATTACTACCAAACCAATAGTAGGTGAAGTATACGAAGGTATCGTTCGTTCTATACAGCCGTTCGGTGCTTTTGTTGAATTCCTACCTGGCAAAGACGGCTTGTTGCATATCTCAGAAATATCGCACGCACGCCTCAACAGTATGGACGGTGTTTTACAACTGGGCGAAGAAATACAAGTGAAACTGGTTGAAGTAGACCAAAAAACTGGTAAGTTCCGCCTAAGCCGCAAGGTATTATTGCCAAGAGAGGAAGCGGTGAAGTAA
- a CDS encoding DNA polymerase III subunit delta — translation MQFSDIIGHTKLKQKMAATIAEGRIAHAQMFVGAEGTGALPLALAYAALVNCENPTETDSCGVCNSCNKTNKLIHSDLHFTFPTVGKDVVSSDLMEQWRKALTENPYMGYRDWVLKIGEEGKQGNINTKETADIFRRLSLKALEGKFKIQIIWGVEYLKEQGNKLLKILEEPPEGTLFILVCEDPNQVLPTILSRTQIVQIPPIDYNSLTAALVAEGMEEALAKQTASLSSGSWLMALSLSQNSANDLFTYLKDFLNLSLFDSKIPERIRLIDSLAQWGREPLKLFINYLIDMLHKAEHISFQTNLAKTAFAEENVFLEKFAMMLTPYKAELIFKKANDAIMHIERNGNAKLVLFNLSLSVRNVLAS, via the coding sequence ATGCAGTTTTCGGATATAATAGGACATACCAAGCTTAAGCAAAAAATGGCGGCCACCATTGCCGAAGGCCGTATTGCCCATGCACAAATGTTTGTGGGTGCCGAGGGTACAGGAGCATTGCCACTGGCACTTGCCTATGCTGCATTGGTTAATTGCGAAAACCCAACGGAGACCGACTCCTGCGGCGTGTGCAACTCTTGCAACAAAACAAACAAACTAATCCATAGCGACCTACACTTCACCTTCCCCACTGTGGGCAAAGATGTAGTGAGCAGCGATCTGATGGAACAATGGCGTAAAGCCCTCACCGAAAACCCCTACATGGGCTACCGCGACTGGGTGCTAAAAATTGGCGAAGAGGGCAAGCAAGGGAATATTAATACCAAAGAAACCGCAGATATATTCCGCAGGCTTAGTTTGAAAGCTTTGGAGGGAAAGTTCAAAATACAAATTATTTGGGGTGTAGAATATCTGAAAGAGCAAGGTAATAAACTACTGAAAATATTGGAAGAGCCGCCCGAAGGAACACTCTTTATTTTGGTATGTGAAGACCCTAACCAAGTATTACCCACCATTCTCAGTCGAACTCAAATAGTACAAATCCCGCCGATAGATTATAATAGTCTCACCGCTGCATTGGTAGCTGAGGGAATGGAAGAAGCTCTAGCCAAGCAAACTGCTTCACTAAGCAGCGGCAGTTGGCTTATGGCACTATCACTTTCACAAAACTCAGCCAACGATTTATTTACTTACCTCAAAGATTTTTTGAACCTGTCTTTGTTCGATAGCAAAATACCCGAACGTATACGCCTTATAGACAGCTTAGCCCAATGGGGACGTGAACCACTGAAGCTTTTCATTAATTATCTCATTGACATGCTACACAAAGCCGAGCATATCAGTTTTCAAACAAATTTGGCCAAAACCGCCTTTGCCGAGGAAAATGTTTTCTTAGAAAAATTTGCCATGATGCTTACGCCCTATAAGGCTGAGCTTATTTTTAAAAAGGCGAATGATGCGATAATGCACATTGAAAGAAATGGCAATGCCAAATTAGTGTTGTTTAATTTATCTTTGTCGGTTAGAAATGTGCTCGCCAGTTAG